The Fibrobacter sp. genome contains a region encoding:
- a CDS encoding SUMF1/EgtB/PvdO family nonheme iron enzyme: MYYTLDPLAPPKWFKKFEEPISLPHGLSILRYYGKSSLGTETAVYQNQYAIDTIPPKLHFRVAQGHNADTLFMTSREKSVIRFTRNRGDPDIKSEVYSSPIVLQHRGKVKIRARAWDEAGNVSDVSQWSHTYDLMAPKIQISNPGGRFNSAQTIFFTANEEVKILYTLDNTSVSENSMLYTSNGVVISKEGHTVLRYLGIDEAGNVSEEFAADYYIDTRPPVVRIRIEGSIEEGSFRVSLSANEPATIYYQIGGADPTKSSPVYSSPISMTRGQVLKYLAVDSAGNASPVGVMNELNNPMISASPNGGVYNQKLRITFSTNTAGTVYWRILPDTVFKSSGKEIMLSREGHHSFEYYLESEEGVRSPVKRNEYVLDWTPPRVNVNLKKGLNDSVIVFLQCSENATIYYTVDGTNPMASQTARTAGNKFLKSSDRLIFHRRNDLRFAFYAEDAAGNQSAVSIMDIFSPRAVPNVPAGSERLYDRILSVTLNTFDQSTIYYERHGKTPTIKSPVFQKPLTLMESDTILAFVVDASGFKGEVDTFIYRIDLPPSPMFTIEPETLFTGTTAYLDAALTIDKESRPEKLLFRWDIDGDGKFDTELSGIRKTAFHCENPGKRKVVLEVMDENKRVASFSRTVNIRERCPQDMVSVTGNDGKSFCIDRYEYPNIKGREPLTNVSWVEAKMSCIDAGKRLCTSREWMDACQGAQERLYPYGQVYDPGKCPTEGKKVWNSGHFKQCNQFGINDMIGNVWEWVEDRDDGYPQMMGGSFRYGIDAQCKSRSSGTVGSRSDETGFRCCK, translated from the coding sequence GTGTATTACACTTTGGATCCACTGGCACCTCCTAAATGGTTTAAAAAGTTTGAAGAGCCAATTTCTCTGCCTCACGGCCTTTCTATTTTAAGGTATTACGGGAAGAGTTCTCTTGGAACCGAAACTGCTGTCTACCAGAATCAGTATGCAATCGATACTATCCCGCCGAAGCTTCACTTCAGAGTGGCACAGGGGCACAATGCCGATACGCTTTTCATGACATCCAGAGAGAAATCGGTGATTCGTTTTACCCGCAACAGGGGTGATCCGGATATCAAAAGTGAGGTTTATTCCTCGCCGATAGTTCTTCAGCACCGGGGAAAAGTTAAAATCAGGGCACGAGCCTGGGATGAAGCGGGGAATGTGTCGGATGTATCGCAATGGAGCCACACCTATGATCTGATGGCACCTAAGATTCAGATTTCCAATCCGGGGGGGCGTTTCAACAGTGCACAGACCATATTTTTTACCGCCAATGAAGAAGTAAAGATACTGTATACTCTCGACAATACATCTGTATCTGAGAATTCAATGCTTTACACAAGCAATGGAGTGGTAATCTCAAAAGAGGGGCATACGGTTCTACGCTACCTTGGAATAGATGAGGCAGGGAATGTTTCTGAAGAATTTGCTGCCGATTACTATATCGATACCCGTCCTCCTGTTGTCAGAATCCGGATTGAGGGCAGCATAGAGGAGGGATCATTCAGGGTAAGTCTTTCTGCAAATGAACCCGCAACCATTTACTATCAGATCGGCGGTGCTGATCCCACCAAATCGTCTCCTGTATACTCGTCACCGATAAGCATGACAAGAGGGCAGGTACTTAAGTATCTGGCTGTTGATTCAGCAGGAAATGCCAGTCCTGTCGGGGTCATGAACGAACTTAATAATCCCATGATCTCAGCTTCTCCGAATGGGGGCGTTTACAACCAGAAGTTGAGGATCACATTCTCCACCAATACTGCCGGCACTGTTTACTGGCGTATTCTTCCGGATACGGTCTTCAAGAGCTCCGGAAAAGAAATTATGCTGAGCAGGGAGGGACACCACAGTTTTGAATACTATCTTGAATCGGAGGAGGGGGTCAGAAGCCCTGTAAAGAGAAATGAGTATGTTCTGGACTGGACTCCTCCGCGTGTCAATGTCAACCTAAAAAAAGGTCTCAACGATTCTGTTATTGTATTTCTCCAGTGCAGTGAAAACGCCACCATTTATTACACTGTCGATGGGACGAATCCGATGGCAAGCCAGACTGCCAGAACGGCCGGCAATAAGTTTTTAAAATCAAGTGACAGGTTGATATTCCATCGAAGGAATGATCTGAGATTTGCTTTTTATGCTGAGGATGCAGCCGGAAACCAGAGCGCCGTCTCTATTATGGATATCTTCAGTCCGAGGGCTGTACCCAATGTCCCGGCAGGTTCTGAACGTCTCTACGACAGAATACTGTCTGTAACGCTGAATACATTTGATCAGTCCACAATCTATTACGAGCGTCATGGTAAAACTCCTACAATCAAGTCACCTGTTTTCCAGAAGCCATTGACTCTGATGGAATCGGACACTATCCTGGCGTTTGTAGTCGATGCCTCAGGGTTCAAGGGGGAAGTGGACACTTTCATTTACAGAATAGATCTCCCCCCGTCGCCTATGTTCACCATAGAACCGGAAACACTTTTCACCGGAACCACTGCGTATCTTGACGCTGCATTGACAATAGATAAAGAGAGCCGCCCTGAGAAGCTTCTTTTCAGATGGGATATTGACGGTGATGGAAAATTCGATACAGAGCTTTCAGGAATCAGAAAAACTGCTTTCCATTGTGAAAATCCCGGAAAGCGCAAAGTGGTTCTGGAAGTAATGGATGAAAACAAAAGGGTTGCATCTTTTTCACGCACAGTCAATATCCGTGAAAGGTGTCCTCAGGATATGGTTTCCGTAACAGGAAACGATGGGAAGAGTTTTTGCATCGACAGATATGAATATCCAAACATAAAGGGAAGAGAGCCTCTGACCAATGTTTCCTGGGTTGAAGCAAAGATGAGTTGTATAGATGCCGGGAAGAGGCTTTGTACATCACGGGAGTGGATGGATGCATGTCAGGGGGCTCAGGAGCGGTTGTATCCTTATGGGCAGGTGTATGATCCAGGAAAATGCCCCACAGAAGGCAAGAAGGTCTGGAACTCAGGGCATTTCAAGCAATGTAATCAATTCGGCATTAATGACATGATAGGTAATGTATGGGAATGGGTGGAAGACAGAGATGACGGTTATCCACAGATGATGGGCGGCTCTTTCAGGTATGGAATTGACGCTCAATGCAAATCCCGGTCATCAGGCACAGTGGGATCGAGATCAGACGAGACGGGTTTTCGATGCTGCAAATAA
- a CDS encoding tetratricopeptide repeat protein gives MLQIRIIIITVFAIASGLFASDYDPEWILENAFEKEILYLDPSETVLPAEMQNALEKYNSGQFRYASELLEKIRNLNLPDGQLDLVSLALAECYRQLGMHKKAREQYRFVLQYFPSNDKAAPALYRLMEYAAGSSEIETADSILTVFQEAYSKHPLLNAALYIAGVLHYRHQNYEESLDLLSRIPKNSRHALNAGFITALCYIRQNQLQKAQVVLEEVRHKSKDPDLSSEAAILIGDIYYQQGNAKAALGYYRTISRDSRRYQLSLVKIARSLLEIKQYQDARDIARRFLSSNKNSPYYFDMASILEQAYTGLGNQKAANQVSSLIHRQILDARLKFEVFEEIDRLTDMAKNWQIIEYDAIKNQDEKSLILARGNIDKIKNLQNKFDALLDQVDPLRTDEKGDLKKVPNLAERRYLVLLKERIARLHDSLRTGTKELEILSQSLRNTPSDSSTLKVIDSIATVIKAVEQEKADTEQEYNVVLEDCFENDSLDRKADGEMQARFVDWAFLKYIDKKEELKKLAQEVSKVRKSTGAGREEALKQGDKQVNEDIDRLEAGIKGDRERLINHIETMVEVYPRNRYNPQILFRLAELYFDQANDDFEVALREYEKMMASGGDSAVFPEYRLEKTIELYDRIITLYPRGEVTDDAMFYKAMAQQKQGMEEEAIATLKDLVQKYPEGEYFVEANMNIGRYYFDHPRIDSGRGYNLAMDAFRKVLFYRDHPQFIQALYHLGWCYYMLDNYDEAIAVFKYLIEEADLDFDPSKMEEKQVVNPLLRGEAVDYIAISFDEGRNVEGAVKFLKLVGNTDYSALVLRRIGELREEDLDFKVAISVYKRLLEEYPFSRLAPEVNVNLIKLYESQGMPDSANFIRQQFYDLYSKGGEWQKSLSSRDSQLVATVDSMAISIGLFVADASYREAEESRNSAGYEKAAENYRKLVELYTEHPNAAEAQWNLAVILDTKLLDKPGAYNQYISFSRKTSIDSYRREMAALNAIGIAQSLLPPDSLLQKGSVDFAGLKVLESVNNYTELFPNGSSLGKVLLSMGAVYFNRQIYPKAIEVYGRILKLGPQNAQYYEALLLSGQCHFREENWSGAIKAFQRVWKESGDRVQRETSYKLLLQAEFLNAKKLFAEGDFQNAAAVFLSIEQKYPGSEYGDAVLFNAAEAFEKSENWTDACNSYGELVKKYPYSKLAPAALFNAAGDYEKANRYNKAAESYELIVANYPQSDKAKDALFNLGFCYEKLGKLDKMAEANERYSSLYPEEKDVEAILLRSAAFYAKAAMYEKAVTLYRNFVRRFPRSVKAIEALFMIAKCNYEQKDIENAILGFQQVEQQNVRFAQEGLETNNFYAAEAAYCLGNLKREQFLQIKFQLPESQLKNSLKEKSDLLAEAAKAYQRVLHYQSERMFEAACRVGMLYEELSDAWEKQERPRIDPIKGALLEKEIYTAASQLLQKSFVPYKKAIEISVNFDSLGSDQRQWVRRANRRLAESYRTSGQYLLKAIAAMQNAPVPKEIKGKPLHYYQYLKQIIETIAPLKADAVKYYEYVLDQIDSLNLSDTSAIKCQDDYVYVNYLLGSGYDSLSVEILKNAGNVSEKMSEEEREDLLFQLEDIVFELQDNAIFAYEDALKNIRGRKLQNNRWHGKILESLARLSPGKYGASFFQKEVFRSGVEWITRADSVEKWNGFDPPQDGWSQALKTGQVSIPGMKEKVPVIWGNKDWNNVYFWKNVFLNGMPQRAALYLAAGVKYRLFINGTLAISDSAGDGGLQRIDSLSEVSSLVKGGDNVICVEATATDSVNKGIAIVFTAMIDTTQKYKSTVKLPRAAARSVSGEKKEKPVPEKQTGKTELQGAQKEESKEEKSFPDYVYKYKNHGELMKAIKEYQDKETTLSSEIKKERMEIQKLRLRSTELDEEIRRVREQIETVRAKRESMSREK, from the coding sequence ATGCTGCAAATAAGAATAATAATCATTACAGTGTTTGCAATCGCAAGCGGTTTATTCGCTTCCGATTACGATCCGGAATGGATTCTTGAGAATGCATTCGAAAAGGAGATCCTCTATCTGGATCCCTCAGAGACCGTTCTTCCGGCTGAAATGCAGAATGCGCTCGAGAAATATAACTCCGGTCAGTTCCGATATGCTTCTGAGCTGCTGGAGAAAATAAGAAACCTCAATCTTCCTGACGGCCAACTGGATCTGGTTTCACTTGCACTTGCCGAATGCTACAGGCAGCTTGGGATGCACAAAAAAGCCAGGGAGCAGTACAGGTTTGTCCTGCAGTATTTCCCGTCAAATGATAAGGCCGCACCGGCTTTATACAGGCTGATGGAGTATGCAGCAGGCAGCAGTGAAATCGAGACCGCAGACAGTATACTGACAGTTTTTCAGGAGGCTTACAGCAAGCATCCCCTGTTGAATGCTGCTCTTTACATAGCGGGGGTTCTCCATTACAGACATCAGAATTACGAAGAATCACTTGACCTGCTGTCAAGGATACCAAAAAACTCCAGACATGCATTGAATGCAGGGTTTATCACAGCGCTTTGCTACATAAGGCAGAATCAGCTTCAGAAGGCTCAGGTAGTGCTTGAGGAGGTCAGGCACAAGTCGAAGGATCCGGATTTAAGTTCTGAGGCTGCGATTCTGATTGGTGATATCTATTATCAACAGGGAAATGCAAAAGCAGCACTTGGTTATTACCGTACGATTTCCAGAGATTCCAGGCGATATCAGTTATCTCTGGTTAAGATTGCAAGATCCTTACTGGAAATAAAGCAGTATCAGGATGCACGTGATATTGCACGCAGATTTCTCAGCAGTAATAAAAACAGTCCGTATTATTTCGACATGGCCTCTATTCTTGAACAGGCTTACACCGGACTTGGCAATCAGAAAGCTGCCAATCAGGTAAGCAGTCTGATTCACAGGCAGATACTTGATGCCAGGCTGAAGTTTGAAGTATTTGAAGAGATTGACAGACTTACCGATATGGCTAAAAACTGGCAGATTATAGAGTACGATGCCATTAAAAACCAGGATGAAAAATCGCTGATACTGGCAAGGGGTAATATCGATAAGATAAAAAATCTCCAGAATAAATTTGATGCGCTGCTCGATCAGGTAGATCCTTTAAGAACAGATGAAAAGGGTGATTTGAAGAAGGTTCCAAATCTGGCTGAAAGGCGGTATCTGGTTTTATTGAAGGAAAGGATAGCCAGATTGCATGACTCTTTGCGGACCGGGACTAAGGAGCTTGAGATCCTCTCTCAATCACTCAGAAATACTCCCTCTGACAGTTCTACATTAAAAGTGATTGACAGTATTGCTACAGTCATAAAAGCAGTTGAACAGGAAAAGGCCGACACAGAGCAGGAATACAATGTGGTTCTTGAGGACTGTTTTGAAAACGATTCTCTCGACCGAAAAGCAGATGGGGAGATGCAGGCAAGATTTGTAGACTGGGCTTTCCTGAAATATATTGACAAAAAAGAAGAGCTGAAAAAGCTTGCCCAGGAGGTTTCAAAGGTTAGAAAAAGCACTGGAGCAGGCAGGGAAGAGGCTTTAAAACAGGGAGACAAGCAGGTTAACGAGGATATCGACCGGCTGGAGGCAGGGATAAAGGGTGACAGGGAAAGGTTAATTAATCACATAGAAACGATGGTTGAGGTGTACCCGAGAAACCGTTATAACCCCCAGATACTTTTCAGGCTTGCTGAGCTTTATTTCGATCAGGCCAATGATGACTTTGAGGTTGCTTTGAGAGAATATGAAAAGATGATGGCAAGCGGGGGAGACAGCGCCGTTTTTCCTGAATACAGACTGGAAAAAACAATTGAACTTTACGATCGGATAATTACTCTGTATCCCAGAGGTGAAGTTACAGATGATGCCATGTTTTACAAGGCAATGGCGCAGCAGAAACAGGGTATGGAGGAAGAAGCAATTGCTACTCTCAAGGATCTGGTTCAGAAGTATCCTGAAGGGGAGTATTTCGTTGAAGCCAACATGAATATCGGACGTTACTATTTTGACCACCCCAGAATTGACAGCGGAAGGGGATATAACCTGGCCATGGATGCTTTCCGGAAGGTGCTTTTTTACCGGGATCATCCACAGTTTATCCAGGCACTGTATCATCTGGGATGGTGTTATTACATGCTTGACAACTATGATGAGGCGATAGCGGTTTTCAAATACCTGATTGAGGAGGCAGATCTTGACTTTGATCCCTCAAAAATGGAGGAGAAACAGGTTGTGAACCCTCTTCTGAGAGGTGAAGCTGTCGATTATATCGCAATCAGTTTTGATGAGGGGAGAAATGTTGAAGGCGCTGTTAAATTTCTGAAGCTTGTGGGCAATACAGATTATTCGGCTCTGGTTTTAAGGAGAATCGGGGAACTTCGGGAAGAGGACTTGGACTTTAAAGTTGCTATAAGTGTTTATAAAAGGCTTCTTGAGGAATACCCATTCTCTCGTCTGGCCCCCGAGGTCAATGTGAATCTGATAAAGCTTTATGAGAGCCAGGGGATGCCTGATTCTGCGAATTTTATCAGACAGCAGTTCTATGATTTATACAGTAAAGGTGGGGAATGGCAGAAATCTTTGAGTTCCAGAGACAGCCAGCTTGTAGCCACAGTTGATTCCATGGCAATATCTATTGGTTTGTTTGTAGCGGATGCCAGTTACAGAGAAGCAGAAGAGAGCAGGAACAGTGCCGGTTATGAAAAAGCGGCTGAGAACTACCGCAAACTGGTTGAACTGTACACTGAGCATCCAAATGCTGCAGAGGCTCAGTGGAATCTGGCGGTTATACTGGATACAAAGCTTCTGGATAAACCCGGAGCATACAATCAGTACATAAGCTTCAGCAGAAAAACCTCTATCGACTCCTACAGACGAGAAATGGCGGCTCTTAACGCAATCGGAATCGCCCAGTCACTTCTCCCACCCGATTCTCTGTTACAGAAAGGGAGTGTTGATTTTGCCGGTTTGAAAGTATTGGAATCTGTAAACAATTACACTGAGCTTTTTCCAAACGGCTCATCACTTGGTAAAGTTCTCCTCAGTATGGGGGCTGTTTACTTCAACAGACAAATCTACCCGAAGGCGATTGAGGTTTACGGCCGTATCCTGAAACTTGGTCCGCAGAACGCGCAATACTATGAGGCTCTTCTGCTTTCAGGACAGTGTCATTTCAGAGAGGAAAACTGGTCGGGTGCAATCAAGGCTTTCCAGAGAGTCTGGAAAGAATCCGGTGATAGAGTTCAGCGGGAAACATCCTATAAGCTTTTGCTACAGGCCGAGTTTCTCAATGCCAAAAAACTGTTTGCAGAGGGCGATTTCCAGAATGCTGCTGCAGTATTTCTTTCCATTGAGCAGAAGTATCCCGGAAGTGAGTATGGGGATGCGGTGCTTTTCAATGCAGCAGAGGCGTTTGAAAAGAGTGAGAACTGGACAGATGCATGCAACAGCTATGGCGAACTGGTGAAGAAGTATCCTTATTCAAAGCTTGCTCCTGCAGCTCTTTTCAATGCGGCCGGTGACTACGAGAAAGCAAACAGATACAACAAGGCGGCTGAATCTTACGAACTGATAGTGGCAAACTACCCACAGTCTGACAAAGCCAAAGATGCACTGTTTAATCTGGGTTTTTGTTATGAAAAGCTGGGCAAACTTGACAAAATGGCAGAGGCAAATGAAAGGTACTCTTCTCTTTACCCCGAGGAAAAGGATGTTGAGGCAATACTGCTCAGATCGGCTGCATTCTATGCTAAAGCAGCCATGTATGAAAAGGCTGTCACTCTTTATAGGAATTTTGTCAGACGATTCCCAAGGAGCGTAAAAGCAATCGAAGCTCTGTTTATGATTGCAAAATGCAACTATGAGCAGAAAGATATCGAAAACGCAATTCTTGGATTCCAGCAGGTTGAACAGCAGAATGTTCGTTTTGCCCAGGAGGGTCTGGAGACAAACAATTTCTATGCGGCTGAAGCGGCCTATTGCCTGGGTAATCTTAAAAGGGAGCAGTTTCTGCAGATTAAATTTCAGTTGCCTGAAAGCCAGCTTAAGAATTCACTGAAAGAGAAATCTGATCTGCTTGCAGAGGCTGCCAAGGCATATCAAAGAGTGTTGCATTACCAGAGCGAGAGGATGTTTGAGGCTGCATGCAGAGTAGGGATGCTCTATGAGGAGCTTTCTGATGCCTGGGAGAAGCAGGAACGTCCCAGAATTGATCCCATAAAAGGTGCACTTCTGGAAAAAGAGATTTATACCGCGGCATCTCAGCTCTTGCAGAAATCCTTTGTGCCTTATAAAAAGGCTATTGAGATCTCTGTAAATTTCGATTCTCTCGGTTCCGACCAGCGTCAGTGGGTACGGAGAGCCAACAGGAGACTTGCTGAGAGTTACAGGACCTCAGGGCAGTACCTGCTGAAAGCAATTGCTGCCATGCAGAATGCCCCTGTACCAAAGGAGATCAAGGGAAAACCACTGCATTACTATCAATATCTGAAGCAGATCATCGAAACCATCGCACCCCTTAAGGCTGATGCAGTGAAGTATTATGAGTATGTGCTCGATCAGATCGATTCTCTTAACCTCAGTGATACTTCTGCAATAAAGTGTCAGGACGATTATGTGTATGTCAATTATCTCCTGGGTAGCGGGTATGACAGCCTTTCAGTTGAGATTTTAAAGAATGCCGGAAATGTTTCAGAAAAGATGAGCGAAGAGGAGAGGGAAGATCTGCTGTTTCAACTTGAAGATATTGTCTTTGAACTTCAGGACAACGCCATCTTTGCATACGAAGACGCGCTGAAGAACATTCGCGGAAGGAAACTTCAGAACAACAGGTGGCATGGAAAGATTCTTGAGAGCCTCGCCAGGCTGAGTCCTGGAAAATACGGAGCGTCATTTTTCCAAAAAGAGGTGTTCCGGAGCGGTGTGGAGTGGATAACCAGGGCAGACAGTGTGGAAAAGTGGAATGGATTTGATCCGCCGCAGGATGGCTGGTCTCAGGCTCTCAAGACCGGGCAGGTGTCGATTCCCGGTATGAAGGAGAAGGTACCGGTGATCTGGGGAAATAAGGACTGGAATAATGTTTACTTCTGGAAAAATGTCTTCCTGAACGGAATGCCGCAAAGAGCCGCGTTGTATCTTGCTGCAGGAGTGAAATATCGCCTGTTTATCAATGGAACGCTTGCTATAAGTGATTCGGCAGGTGATGGAGGATTGCAGCGTATCGACAGCCTTTCTGAAGTCAGTTCTCTTGTAAAGGGCGGTGACAATGTTATATGTGTGGAGGCAACAGCCACCGATTCTGTGAATAAGGGGATTGCCATAGTTTTTACGGCGATGATCGATACTACTCAGAAGTATAAATCTACTGTAAAGTTGCCTCGTGCGGCCGCAAGAAGCGTTTCCGGTGAAAAGAAAGAAAAACCCGTTCCTGAAAAACAAACAGGCAAAACAGAACTGCAGGGAGCACAGAAGGAAGAGTCGAAAGAAGAGAAATCTTTTCCCGACTATGTTTACAAGTATAAAAATCATGGTGAACTGATGAAGGCCATAAAAGAGTATCAGGATAAGGAAACTACGCTGAGTTCAGAGATTAAAAAGGAACGTATGGAGATTCAGAAACTGCGTCTCAGAAGTACCGAACTTGACGAAGAGATAAGAAGAGTCAGAGAACAGATAGAGACTGTTAGGGCGAAAAGAGAATCGATGTCAAGGGAGAAATAA